In Desulfobacter hydrogenophilus, the genomic stretch ATCAAAAAGAACGGTATCACCCAATCGAATAAAACCGCTGTCCGGCAGTTCCAGGCCGGACAGCAGATTCATAATCGTTGATTTTCCGCTTCCTGACGGACCGAAAATCCCCGTCCTTGGTGAGGAGAGACTGAAGGCCACATCAAGGGTGAAATCCTTGAAACTTTTTTTTAACTCAACATCTAACTGCACTGCTACCCTCTCCTGAACTTGCGGTTTATTGCCTCACTAATAAGAAGGATGGCAAAAGAAAGGCTGATGGAGACCAGACACAGCGTCAGCGCCATCCTGTCTCCACCCGGAACAGAGGTGTATTCATAAATTGCCAAGGGTATTGTCTGTGTCACCCCCGGGATATTGCCGGCAAGGATAACGGTTGCGCCGAACTCACCCAGGTTTCTGGCAAACATCAACGACATCCCGGCAAAAATCGCACGACCGCTCAAAGGCAGAACAATGGTAAAAAAGCTATCCCACCATCCCGCACCAAGGGTTCGAGATACTGAAATATAGGATTGATCCACCGCCTCCATACCAATACGGATTGAACGGACCATCAGGGGGAATCCGACAACCGCCGAGGCAATAACAGCACCGGTGAGTGAAAAAACCACCTGAATACCCAAAAGGTTCAAAAACTTACCGATCAAACCGTTGGACCCGAAGGACAGCAGCAACAAATATCCGACCACAACCGGCGGCAAGACTAATGGCAGACTGATAAGCCCTTCCACCACGGCCTTGCCTCTAATTTTACCGAAGGCAAGAAAGTAACCACAAGCAATGCCAAAGGGGGTGGAGATCAAGGTCGCCGAGCAGGCAACCTTCAGGGAAAGCCCGACGGCAGAAATATCCTGGGGAGAAAGTGTCAGCATTGTAATTTCATTTACCATGCCCCGTATCAGGGCAGTGTAAAACCAAGACGAATCATTTCCGAATGGGCCGCTTCAGAAACGATATAGTCATAGAAGAGTTTGGCATCGGCGTTCCCGTCGCTGTCCTTTGTCATTGCAACCGGATAGGTTACTCGACTATAAAACTCAAGAGGCACTTCAAACAGAATCTTGGCATTGATGGCGAGCATCGCATCCGTTTTGTAAACAAACGCGCCGTCGGTCTCTCCCCGGTCGGCATAGATCAGTGCCTGGCGGACGTCCTTTGCCATGATCAGTTGCCCATTCTTGAGCATTTCATCATATATGCCCTCTTTATCCATCGCCTGCTTAGCATACTGACCGGCCGGCACGCTGTTGGGACTGCCCAAGGCAACACGCGTCAGCTTCTGTAAATCGCTCATAGATTGAGCATCCGTACTTGACTTACCCACAAAAACCAACGCATTATGTGCAAATATTTTTTTGGTGTCCGACTCAATCTTGCCCTTTTCAATCAAATGCGTCATCCACTTCGGATTGGCAGAAACATAAATATCTGCAGGCGCCCCCTGTTCGATTTGCTTTGCTAAGGCGCCGGATGACCCAAAATTTGGGACAATTTTCACATCCGGATACTGTTCCTGAAACTGTACTATCAAATTATTGCACAGATTACTCATACTCTTTGCCACTGAAACACGAACCTGCCCAGCCTGGGCATAGGTACTGAACACCAGCAGTATAAAAACAACAAAAATGTTTAATACACATACCTTTTTCACGTCAAACCCTCCTTTTTCGTATTTATCCGTTTCATATAAAAATCAAAATACATTATTGTTTTATTTTCATGCTTTGTTGTGGGTCGAACTTGGGCATCGATATCCCAGATCAGCCCGTGGCTGTTTTATATGAAAGAACTGAACTAACCGGTTAGTTTCTTTCATAATCTGTCGTGGCCTAACCGCGGTGGAAGACCAGGTCGGCCATGGCTGTTATTCGGAATACGGTTATCATCGACGGCAAAACAATGTCAAGCCATATTTTCAAGCTACAAATGGGCCTTTTTTTATTATTAATATAATATTTCTTCGGACCTGGAATACTCTTTGCATTAGTTTTATTTTTATTTAACTTATTAATTAATGGAGAAGCACAATGTCAAAAGAAAACGTTCTAGCCTTTTTAGATAAGGGAGCAGATGACCGCAAATTCCGCGTAAAGTACGACAACTGTTTTTCAATGGAAAAATTTTGCGCCATGGCAAAAGAAGATGGTTTTGAGTTTACTGTGGAAGAACTGCAAGCGGTATTGAAGATGAATGGGGACTCTTTCGATTCATATGGCAATCCGCCAAAGAAAGGCATTTGGGTATAACAGCCATGGGCTGACCTGATCTATCAACACCCCAGACGCAATTTACAACAGAACATGAAAGGCCTTTAATTACTTAATTGAAACTTTCATGTAAAAATCGAAGCAAACGGTGCTGTCTATCGACAGCACCGTTTTTCAATTTTCTTCGATTGTTTTTTTTGATGATTGCAATAATTGAGGTCAAATCAAAACTTTGATTTGACCTCAATTATTGTATTGTTACATCAGGGGCGTATTGGGTATCAATTCCCACACACCGCAGGGGCATGCCCCTTTGCAGAATCCGCATCCAATGCATTTGGATCCATCCACCACATACTCAAAGCCGGTTGCCTTTTCCTGCCGGCTGATAGCCCCTTCAGGGCAAACTGCCACGCAGATGCCGCAATCCTTGCAATTTCCGCAGGAGGCACATTCCTCACCGCACGCTTCTAATGTATTGGCATCATGTATAGGGTTATAATAGGTCAAATTTACACGCCGGGTATCGATCATGGGGGCAAGGCCTTCCATATCAGGAGCCTGCCCTTTGAGCAGCTGATCAATGACTATGGCTGTCCGTCTGCCTGCGCCGATGGCATTGGTGATAAGTCCCGGGCCCACCGCATCCCCGATGGCAAAGACCTTTTCATCCGAGGATCGGCCGGCTTCGTTCACCTTGACAAACCCTCTTTCAAGCTCAATCCCCTCATCAAGAAAAGATAGATCAGGCACGTCTCCGATGGAGATCACCACCGTATTAGCCGGCAGTATTTCGCCACTCTCAAGTTTGATCCCTTGGGAATTAATTTCTTCGGTGAATACCGGCCAGCGGAAGTGAGCACCGCATTCTTCGGCATCCTCTCTTTCTTTGCCGAATGCAGCCGGTTTCTGGACATCAATAAGGGTTATATCAACAGCACCCAGCCGGTGGGCTTCGGTGGCCACATCACAGCCCACATTACCGGCACCGATAATCACTATCTTTTTGCCTGGTTTTATCTTGTTTGCTTTGGCCTTCTCAAGAAAATCATTGGCAAAAAGAGCCCGTTCGGCACCTTTGATCGGAAGGGATCTGGGTTTATTGCCCCCGGCTGCCACCACAACATAGTCATGGCTATTTTTTATCTCTTTGAACTTTTTCGCATCAACTTTTTCTCCCAGTCTTATATCTTTTATATAAGACTTTATCCGGTCTATTTCGGCATTCAGGGTGTCGGCAGGGATTCGGGATTCGGGAATCAGAGCGGAAATTTTCCCGGCAATGTTCTGTCCGGCTTCAAATACCGTAGCGGTATGGCCTTTCATGGTGAGTTGCCAGGCCGCAGAAATACCACCCGGGCCCCCGCCGATGACGGCCACTTTCTTTCGGGATTCTTTGGCCGGTTTTGGCGGTTTGATATTTTGGGCAGCCTGACCCAAAAGACGAACATTAATGGGAGCCATATAGGACAGGTTCCGTGTGCAGGACGCCATACACGGACTGGGGCACAGGTGACCGCACACGGTCGCCGGAAACGGAGAATACTCAAGGCCCATGGATATGGCTTCATCAATGTTATCGGTCCGGATCATGGCCCAGCGCTGCTGGACCGGGATTCCGGTGGGGCAGGATGCCTGGCACGGCGAGATATATTTACCGTGCTCCCAGACCGGAATATATCTTCTGTACTCGCCCTTGGTAATGACCGGTACAGTCCCTTTTTCCGTTTCCTGGAGATCTCCGATCAGGCCGCCGCGACCAAGTTCCGCATCCCAGACCTGTTCCCTAAACCAGGATACAGATTTACGTTCCGGCCCTTCGGCCTTTTCATGGGGATTTTTGGCTTCAAACAGCCGCCAGTCTTCTCGCACAGCCAGTTCGCCAAACAGTTTCGGCTGTTCAATTTTTTTAAGAAAAATTTTAAGGCCCTGGGTCAGCCATTGCCATTCCTGATCATCAAGGTCCACTTCCTTGGCATCCTTGTCGGAATAACTTTTGGCATCACCACGAACAAAAACCTTGCCGCTCACCATGCCCACCAGAGGCCTGTAACCCAGCACCTGTTCCGGGTTAACAGCGTTTAAACCGCAGACAACAGCAATTCCGCCGGCCATGAATTCACCAAAGTAATCCCCTGCCGTCCCCAATACCCACAGCTCAGGGGGCTCAAATCTGGGATTACGCTTTGTCATGGTCATACCCCGGGCACCGATGGAGCCGCCCACAAACACCTTGCCCTGGGCTGCACCGTTCATGACCCCGTTGGAGGCAGACTCGTGCACAATGATTTCAGCACCGGCGTTGAGCCAGCCAATATCATCCGAGGCCGGACCCATGACTTCTATTCTTGTATTGGGTGTGCCAAGGGAGCCTGTGCGCTGGCCGGAATGACCAATAATACGGATGTCTATCCTGTCAGGGGCGCAATCCCAGAGTCGTCCGCCAATACCATGCTGGCCAAAGGCCTGGACTTCAAGCTTTCTGTTGCCTCGCTTGATGTGCTGGTGAATAGTCTCTTCAAGTACCCGCGAGGAAATTCGTTTTTCGTCTCTTTTACCTGCTATAAAAATATAGTCGCTTTTCATCATATCCCGTCCTCCTTTACACCACGTACTTAATACTGAGACGGTCAGCAATGTTTTTATCATCAATCCCCAGCGCATCGGACATGCCGATGGGAAGGGAAGTAGAGCGTCCCAAGGGCGCTACAATTTTTTTAAGTTGCGTGTCAAAGGAAACAAAAATGTCCACTATGCGCTGGGCCACATCTTCCGGGTCAAGGCGGCGGTAGAGCCTAGGGTCCTGGGACGTGATGCCTTTAGGGCAGATACCAAGGTTGCATACGTTGCACCGATCTTCTTCCGTACCCACGCAGCCGGCTGCGGCCTGCATCACATATTTTCCAATCTGAACTCCGGATGCCCCCAGCATGATCAGGGCGGCTGCATTGGCGGCAATGTTGCCGTTTTTACCAATACCGCCCCCGGCAAAAATGGGTATTTCATTCTGTTTGCCGAGGGCTGTCAGATTCAGGTAGTTGTCCCGAACACAGCTGGCTATGGGATGGCCCATGTGGTCCATGGAAACAGCGTATGCAGCGCCTGTGCCGCCATCTTCGCCGTCAATGGCAAGTCCTGCCGCATATTCGTTACGGGTCAGGTTGTTCATCACCGCAAGGGAAGTGGATGTAGCGGAAATTTTTGGATATACCGGCACCCTGAATCCCCATGCCATGGACATGGACAGGATCATCTTGGCCACAGACTCTTCAATGGAGTACTGGGTCTGATGGGTCGGGGGGCTGGGCAGACTTACGCCCTGGGGCACACCCCGGATGGCGGCAATAAGTTTATTAACTTTATGCCACATCAAAAGACCGCCGTCACCGGGTTTTGCACCCTGACCATACTTGATCTCAATGGCACAGGGGTCTTCCTTCATATGCGGGATGGCGTGGATGATCTCGTCCCAGCCAAAATAGCCGGAAGCAATCTGCAGGATTACATATTTAAGAAACCGAGAACGCAGTAAGCGTGGCGGGCACCCCCCCTCACCGGTACAGATGCGAACGGGCATGCCCATCTCTTCGTTCAAATAGGCAACCCCCATCTGCAAACCTTCCCACATGGTTGGAGACAGCGCACCAAAGGACATGCCGCCGATGATTAAAGGATAAATTTCCCTGACCGGCGGTATCCAGCCCTTTTCCCGCAGTTGTTTCATATTTTCTCTAGGGGGTAGCACCCGGCCTAGAAGAGTGCGCATCTCAAATTCATGGCGGCCGGCATCCAGAGCCGGGTCCGTGAGCATGGAAATTCTGGTGAACTTGATTCTGTCAAGCACCGACCCCGAATCGTTGCGCCGGCCGCCTCTGCGCCGGGGAATGCCATGCTGGTTGATGTGAAATTTCATCCTGTCCATAGACGGATTTCGTATCGGCCGGATGGCATCATTAGGGCAGACAAGGGTACACATGGCGCAGCCGATGCAGGCGTTCTCAACCCGGGTGTCCTGCCGGATACCGTAAAAGGTATCATAATCATTACTGTGCTCGGTATTTTTACCCACAGATGTTTTTATAATCCGTTTCTGGAACGGATGAAGGGCGATGGCCTTGACCGGACACACAGCCGTACATTGACCGCACAGGGTACACCGATCATTATTATATTCGATCTGCCAGGGCAGATCATTCAAACTTAAAGAGGAAGGTTCAAGGCTTCTGTTTGACGACATATATTTACCTCCTGCCGATCAGGGCTTACAATGGCTGTATCAAGGTGCATGGGTTGAAGATCCATGGTTTTGTCTCTGTCAGGTATAACGGCATCCAGTCCGCAGATCTCGGATGAAAAGGCAAACATACCCGGTTTGCCCCCGACCACACCGGGCCGCAGTTTTTTGCGATCCTGAACCATGAACATGGAGTGGTCCGGCAGGGTGCCGATGACCATATTGGGGCCGTCGATAATTAAGGGGCGGCAGCTCTTTTTCAAATGATCTAGGAATTCAAAATTGGGATGCTTTTCAAGGGAATCACGCTGAAGCGGGGTGATCACATGTTTATAACCGTCAATGCCTAAGCCCAGCTCTTCCATGGAAAAGTGAAGGATGTGGGCAAACACCTCAGAATCGGACTGATAGCCGGTATAGCCGGGGATCTCCCTTGAGGAGAGAAAATCCTTGATGGGGATAAACGCCGTGTTTTCACCATTGGTCATGGTGCAGTATCCCTTGATAAAAAACGGATGGCATGCATACAGGTTTATGGCATAATTGGTGTTCTGCCGCCCCTGGGCCATGATAACCCGCGCTTCAAGTTCTTTCCTGTCAAGGCCCAGATATTCTCCCAGCTTCATGGGATCCCCGAGCTCCTTGATCATGATGGTGTCCGGCCAAAAGGAAAACACGATCATGTCTTTTTTTTCTTCACCCATCTGCCGTATCTTAAGCCGTACATCCAGAAGTCTTGTGGCCAGCTCCTCCTGAGACAACTCATCCCAGCCGTCGGGCAGCTCATAGGCCCTGATCAAATAAATTTGTCGTCTGGGAATACCTTCTACCGGAGTTTTAGGTGGTTTCAAAGAGACTTTATGTTTGGTCAGAAAACCAAGATCCATCATAAAAAGGTCCAGACGGCGGATGCCTTCTTCAGTAAAGATCCCCGACAGAATCGGGGCATCTTTCATCTCTTCAAAGGTGCCACCAAGGTCCTGGAGCAAAAGCCCCATGCCGGAGCCGTCATGCCCTTCCTTCATTACGTCAAGGGCTTTGATGGCCAGCATAGGCGACTGAGGCTCCTTGCTGGTGATTGCAAACAGACGACACATATTTTTTCAACTCCTTATGGTCTTTTCTTTAAGCAGTCAAAAGACTGCAGGTCAAAATTTCAAAACTCAAATATTAAGGGCACTTAATAAGACTGTCAATCTTTATTTTCTCAACACGAATGATTGTGGTCTGGGGTGCCATACAGGAATACCGACGATATCAAATAAATATGTGAAATATTAGATTTTATTCACAGAACGCCATTTATATTCCGGAAAATACAAATATGCAAAAACTTTGCTGCCAAAAAGATACAAATATGTAAAAACTTTGCTGCCGTACTTTTTTTACATAATATTAAAAACAAGAAAGGTTACCTATTTTTAATTTTGGAGGGAATTAAAAACCCGGCACGTTTATAAATTGAATGTATTTTGTAAAGGTCCTGTTCCAGGCTCTCCCCAGGGTGTATTTTGCCCAGCCATCTGGTTTTTTTGCTCCGGTTGTCCAGATACCAGCAGATGATAGGAACATCTGCGCCTTTGGCAATATACCAGAATCCGGTCTTGATTGTGGACACCGACTTACGGGTGCCTTCGGGCACCAGGGCAACCACCAGGTTCTCATTTTCTTCATATTTTTTAATTACGCTGTCCACAAAGCCACAGGACTTGTCTCGTTGTATCGGAAGGCCGCCAAGACTTTTTAAAAAAACAGACATGGGAAAAAAGAACCATTTGGATTTGATCAGCAATTTGGCATTAAGCCCGGCAAGTTTAATATAGGTCAGAGCCCGAATCGTGTCCATGTTGGTTGTGTGGGGAAAACCTATGACCACGCATCTGGTTTCCCAATAGTCCGGCAACGGGTCGTAAGTCCATCCCATCCCTGCATAAATAAATTTACCAAGGACTCTGAACAAAAAGGGGAAAGGATTAATATCCATTGCATCCCTCTTTATTCTCCATCCTTTGAAATTTTTTCCCAGGAAAATCAATTTTCATATTCCTTTCTCTTTTTATTGTTTCATGCGGCATGAATTATTGACTGTTTCCCCCTGTTGTCCTTATATCATTAATATAAGGACAACGTTAAATAATGTTTTTTTTAGAGAATCGCAACACCGAAAAATCGTCCCAAGTTAAAAACTAAAACAGCTAAGATATTTTCATTTACATTAAAATTAACCCATGCTATTTTTTAAAAAAATTCTAATCGCCTCTCAACTCGTCGATGCAAGGCACATCATAGATATTTCGTAAGAACGAATTATTCTTTTTCCATAAAAATTTCTGTGTGGGGGGAACACATCAAGGACTTAGTCGATTCTGCTTACACGATTGCCAAAGCCCGCCTTGATGTGGCAATGGATAAAAATGCTATCCGAAAAACATATGGAGATAACGTCAAAGCGTTAGTAAATCAGGCCATTGCCGTATTCGAAGCCAACAATACACCCGACAATTTTAGGCTTCTGAAAAATCGCCGGGCAGATGCCGTCAAAGTGATTGACAAAATGCGCTGGGGCGTTGACGGCAAAAACTATTTCTGGTTCCAGGACATGACCGGACACATGGTTCATCATCACTTAAGCAAATACTTAAATGGCAA encodes the following:
- a CDS encoding glutamate synthase-related protein, producing the protein MSSNRSLEPSSLSLNDLPWQIEYNNDRCTLCGQCTAVCPVKAIALHPFQKRIIKTSVGKNTEHSNDYDTFYGIRQDTRVENACIGCAMCTLVCPNDAIRPIRNPSMDRMKFHINQHGIPRRRGGRRNDSGSVLDRIKFTRISMLTDPALDAGRHEFEMRTLLGRVLPPRENMKQLREKGWIPPVREIYPLIIGGMSFGALSPTMWEGLQMGVAYLNEEMGMPVRICTGEGGCPPRLLRSRFLKYVILQIASGYFGWDEIIHAIPHMKEDPCAIEIKYGQGAKPGDGGLLMWHKVNKLIAAIRGVPQGVSLPSPPTHQTQYSIEESVAKMILSMSMAWGFRVPVYPKISATSTSLAVMNNLTRNEYAAGLAIDGEDGGTGAAYAVSMDHMGHPIASCVRDNYLNLTALGKQNEIPIFAGGGIGKNGNIAANAAALIMLGASGVQIGKYVMQAAAGCVGTEEDRCNVCNLGICPKGITSQDPRLYRRLDPEDVAQRIVDIFVSFDTQLKKIVAPLGRSTSLPIGMSDALGIDDKNIADRLSIKYVV
- the modA gene encoding molybdate ABC transporter substrate-binding protein, producing MKKVCVLNIFVVFILLVFSTYAQAGQVRVSVAKSMSNLCNNLIVQFQEQYPDVKIVPNFGSSGALAKQIEQGAPADIYVSANPKWMTHLIEKGKIESDTKKIFAHNALVFVGKSSTDAQSMSDLQKLTRVALGSPNSVPAGQYAKQAMDKEGIYDEMLKNGQLIMAKDVRQALIYADRGETDGAFVYKTDAMLAINAKILFEVPLEFYSRVTYPVAMTKDSDGNADAKLFYDYIVSEAAHSEMIRLGFTLP
- the modB gene encoding molybdate ABC transporter permease subunit, which encodes MLTLSPQDISAVGLSLKVACSATLISTPFGIACGYFLAFGKIRGKAVVEGLISLPLVLPPVVVGYLLLLSFGSNGLIGKFLNLLGIQVVFSLTGAVIASAVVGFPLMVRSIRIGMEAVDQSYISVSRTLGAGWWDSFFTIVLPLSGRAIFAGMSLMFARNLGEFGATVILAGNIPGVTQTIPLAIYEYTSVPGGDRMALTLCLVSISLSFAILLISEAINRKFRRG
- a CDS encoding glutamate synthase codes for the protein MCRLFAITSKEPQSPMLAIKALDVMKEGHDGSGMGLLLQDLGGTFEEMKDAPILSGIFTEEGIRRLDLFMMDLGFLTKHKVSLKPPKTPVEGIPRRQIYLIRAYELPDGWDELSQEELATRLLDVRLKIRQMGEEKKDMIVFSFWPDTIMIKELGDPMKLGEYLGLDRKELEARVIMAQGRQNTNYAINLYACHPFFIKGYCTMTNGENTAFIPIKDFLSSREIPGYTGYQSDSEVFAHILHFSMEELGLGIDGYKHVITPLQRDSLEKHPNFEFLDHLKKSCRPLIIDGPNMVIGTLPDHSMFMVQDRKKLRPGVVGGKPGMFAFSSEICGLDAVIPDRDKTMDLQPMHLDTAIVSPDRQEVNICRQTEALNLPL
- a CDS encoding 1-acyl-sn-glycerol-3-phosphate acyltransferase, whose product is MDINPFPFLFRVLGKFIYAGMGWTYDPLPDYWETRCVVIGFPHTTNMDTIRALTYIKLAGLNAKLLIKSKWFFFPMSVFLKSLGGLPIQRDKSCGFVDSVIKKYEENENLVVALVPEGTRKSVSTIKTGFWYIAKGADVPIICWYLDNRSKKTRWLGKIHPGESLEQDLYKIHSIYKRAGFLIPSKIKNR
- a CDS encoding Nif11-like leader peptide family natural product precursor — translated: MSKENVLAFLDKGADDRKFRVKYDNCFSMEKFCAMAKEDGFEFTVEELQAVLKMNGDSFDSYGNPPKKGIWV
- a CDS encoding FAD-dependent oxidoreductase; the protein is MMKSDYIFIAGKRDEKRISSRVLEETIHQHIKRGNRKLEVQAFGQHGIGGRLWDCAPDRIDIRIIGHSGQRTGSLGTPNTRIEVMGPASDDIGWLNAGAEIIVHESASNGVMNGAAQGKVFVGGSIGARGMTMTKRNPRFEPPELWVLGTAGDYFGEFMAGGIAVVCGLNAVNPEQVLGYRPLVGMVSGKVFVRGDAKSYSDKDAKEVDLDDQEWQWLTQGLKIFLKKIEQPKLFGELAVREDWRLFEAKNPHEKAEGPERKSVSWFREQVWDAELGRGGLIGDLQETEKGTVPVITKGEYRRYIPVWEHGKYISPCQASCPTGIPVQQRWAMIRTDNIDEAISMGLEYSPFPATVCGHLCPSPCMASCTRNLSYMAPINVRLLGQAAQNIKPPKPAKESRKKVAVIGGGPGGISAAWQLTMKGHTATVFEAGQNIAGKISALIPESRIPADTLNAEIDRIKSYIKDIRLGEKVDAKKFKEIKNSHDYVVVAAGGNKPRSLPIKGAERALFANDFLEKAKANKIKPGKKIVIIGAGNVGCDVATEAHRLGAVDITLIDVQKPAAFGKEREDAEECGAHFRWPVFTEEINSQGIKLESGEILPANTVVISIGDVPDLSFLDEGIELERGFVKVNEAGRSSDEKVFAIGDAVGPGLITNAIGAGRRTAIVIDQLLKGQAPDMEGLAPMIDTRRVNLTYYNPIHDANTLEACGEECASCGNCKDCGICVAVCPEGAISRQEKATGFEYVVDGSKCIGCGFCKGACPCGVWELIPNTPLM